In the Pontibacillus sp. HMF3514 genome, CTTGATTCAATGCCTCTTGGCCTGTATAAGCTACTTCAGTATCAAAACCAGCTTGTTCGATATTATATTTTAACAAGGTTACAATAGATTCTTCATCATCTACTATAAGTATTTTTTGAGACATGTACCTAACACCTCAGTTCTATAATGTACTTCCATCATACAATGAAGCTCCTATTTTCAAAAGAATTTAAACCCCTTACAGATGAAATTTTACAGAGTTTTTACAAACAAAAAGATTCCCTTGTTAAGGGAATCTTATGCAAATCAGTTATTAATAAAAGTTTTCAAGAGAGCGAGCATTCATAGACTCTGGCTCATAAGCAGGTGATACTTCAACTGTACCTGTTATGACTACTTGTTGATCTTCATTCAAGCCAGTAACTTTAACAGATACAACATGTTCTGCCTGTTTAACCTCAATTACCTCTAATGTAATCGTCACTTCTGAATAATGATAAACCGGTTTAGGGTAGCGGATGTGCTCTTCTACAATGTGACATCCAGGTCCAGGAAGCTGCATGGATACCGCCGATGTTACCAATCCAATTAACATAACAGGTGGAACAAGTGGCTGTTTAAATGGCGTCTGAGATGCATAATCATGTTGAATATAAAGAGGATTTGCATCATCTGTAATACCTAAATAGAGTAAAAGATCCTTGTCTTCAATTTTAGCAGTTGTAGTGTAAGAATCACCGACATTAATGTCTTTCAACTTTTTCCCAAGTGTTCGTTTTTTACCTAACATTTT is a window encoding:
- a CDS encoding MaoC/PaaZ C-terminal domain-containing protein is translated as MLGKKRTLGKKLKDINVGDSYTTTAKIEDKDLLLYLGITDDANPLYIQHDYASQTPFKQPLVPPVMLIGLVTSAVSMQLPGPGCHIVEEHIRYPKPVYHYSEVTITLEVIEVKQAEHVVSVKVTGLNEDQQVVITGTVEVSPAYEPESMNARSLENFY